In one window of Hevea brasiliensis isolate MT/VB/25A 57/8 chromosome 10, ASM3005281v1, whole genome shotgun sequence DNA:
- the LOC110651047 gene encoding ribonuclease 3-like protein 3 — translation MIDWLLLKDTCFHFCLCVKNKKQIQEFSQANLDYPLHSNALADVPKVLVDIVESLIGDVFIYCNSSIDIVWKVFKDLLKPIISQETLKIYPVMELYEVCQKKHLKAKFMDMWRESIAFDMFIDDQLVGRVTHDLKKEIAYNRATKDALENIGRILGKKDSTDES, via the exons ATGATAGATTGGTTATTGTTAAAAGATACCTGTTTTCACTTCTGTTTatgtgtaaaaaataaaaaacaaattcAAGAATTCTCACAAGCAAACTTGGATTATCCACTGCACTCCAATGCACTAGCGGATGTGCCAAAGGTCCTTGTAGACATTGTTGAATCACTCATTGGTGATGTTTTCATTTATTGCAACTCTTCAATTGATATAGTTTGGAAG GTGTTCAAGGATTTGTTGAAACCCATAATTAGTCAAGAAACGCTCAAGATATATCCAGTAATGGAGTTGTATGAAGTATGTCAAAAGAAACATTTGAAAGCGAAATTCATGGACATGTGGAGAGAAAGCATAGCTTTCGATATGTTCATAGATGATCAGCTTGTGGGAAGAGTAACCCATGACCTCAAGAAAGAAATTGCTTATAATAGAGCAACCAAGGATGCATTAGAAAACATTGGAAGAATATTGGGCAAGAAAGACAGTACAGATGAATCATGA
- the LOC131169334 gene encoding ribonuclease 3-like protein 3, whose product MVWLLLNDTSFHLCLCVKNKKQIREFSQANLDYPLHSNGLVDVPKVFIGIVELLIGAVIIDCNSSIDTVWKVFKDLLEPIISQETLKIYPVTELYEVCQKKHLKAKFVDLWRESMAFDMFIDDQLVGRGTHGLKKEIAHNRAAKDALDNIGRILGKKGSTDES is encoded by the exons ATGGTTTGGTTATTGTTAAATGATACCAGTTTTCACTTGTGTTTATgcgtaaaaaataaaaaacaaattcGAGAATTCTCACAAGCAAACTTGGATTATCCACTGCACTCCAATGGACTAGTGGATGTGCCAAAGGTCTTTATAGGCATTGTTGAATTACTCATTGGGGCTGTTATCATTGATTGCAATTCTTCAATTGATACAGTTTGGAAG GTGTTCAAGGATTTGTTGGAACCCATAATTAGTCAAGAAACGCTCAAGATATATCCAGTAACAGAGTTGTATGAAGTATGTCAAAAGAAACATTTGAAAGCAAAATTCGTAGATTTGTGGAGAGAAAGCATGGCTTTCGATATGTTCATAGATGATCAGCTTGTGGGAAGAGGAACCCATGGCCTCAAGAAAGAAATTGCTCATAATAGAGCAGCCAAGGATGCATTAGACAACATTGGAAGAATATTGGGCAAGAAAGGCAGTACAGATGAATCATGA